From Penicillium psychrofluorescens genome assembly, chromosome: 1, one genomic window encodes:
- a CDS encoding uncharacterized protein (ID:PFLUO_000857-T1.cds;~source:funannotate), whose product MSTPTNTMNGRTPTASNGAPPMRIRRPKVADPLVRPKRKPTAKPAGSAPSGNATATKTLPAHPSTSNAQPPAQPEKIHLPPTQNNAAVNGFSGPLISEKYIDYPLVTTKRALREGLKHHIARFASKKSVDPRDESQFTRPVRLHRRDPRSRSSEVDKGHGFGDVGPDGQPLALDEAEREALDARKVAREKERAENLAQIAPAVGMGPKRSNGPKQKTQQVYKSDLTPEEVARARLKYEEALPWHLEDFDNRNIWVGNYEAALSETHAMFVLENTGRMRMIPVEKWYKFNAKSNFKALTIEEAEKYMAKRIKDPRWFMEKQQEIAQQKELEQFAKQRKVYAGKQGVAAGGGEGLEAGEMDFEEDRFADDEEHDDLFNDDEDAKAAEKRIKEDQLKANVFDLKEEKDYENEELREKREREARRVLGKKVRKALKKRERNYDYSSGSDANPYTDDESSDDSETERLKEEERKAEEEKNQKESASSSKGSNTPSGRPKHTDALKKTAASRKRPGSPNASDASGTDTSRKKAKSKHQTSQPASRPMSPSAISSVQTGKKRIRNIPPGASGSGSDVDGGAGSAGEMSESSKIKKLKLNPPTLGSRGGTPQGSRAGSPTGGGRSFSGSRASSPGQGRSTPGPSGTFPTPAEIHAAIPPTGILSSDLLRIFRPRIGNDHQKFISIVKDVSVYGKEDRMLRPGPWKET is encoded by the exons ATGTCGACCCCTACAAATACCATGAATGGTCGCACCCCGACGGCCTCGAACGGAGCTCCGCCGATGAGAATTCGCCGCCCAAAAGTGGCAGATCCTTTGGTTCGACCGAAGAGAAAGCCGACTGCCAAACCTGCCGGGAGTGCACCTTCAGGTAACGCGACCGCTACGAAAACCTTGCCGGCGCACCCATCCACATCGAATGCCCAGCCACCAGCGCAGCCGGAGAAGATTCATCTTCCGCCAACGCAGAACAATGCCGCAGTGAACGGATTCAGTGGCCCCTTAATTTCCGAGAAATATATCGACTACCCGCTTGTGACAACCAAACGAGCTCTACGGGAAGGGCTGAAACATCACATTGCGAGATTTGCCTCGAAGAAGAGTGTTGATCCGCGGGATGAGTCGCAGTTTACGCGACCAGTTCGACTTCACCGCCGCGATCCGCGATCCCGATCCAGTGAAGTAGACAAGGGCCATGGCTTTGGGGATGTTGGACCGGATGGCCAACCGTTGGCGTTGGACGAAGCGGAACGCGAAGCTCTTGACGCGAGAAAAGTAGCGCGTGAGAAGGAGCGTGCTGAAAACTTGGCCCAAATCGCCCCTGCAGTTGGAATGGGCCCGAAACGATCGAATGGCCCCAAGCAGAAAACACAGCAAGTGTACAAATCAGACCTGACTCCTGAGGAGGTGGCGAGGGCGCGACTCAAGTACGAAGAAGCACTGCCCTGGCATCTCGAGGATTTTGACAACCGCAATATTTGGGTGGGAAATTACGAGGCAGCTCTGTCCGAAACCCATGCGATGTTTGTCCTTGAGAATACAGGCAGAATGAGGATGATCCCCGTGGAGAAATGGTACAAATTTAACGCCAAAAGCAATTTCAAGGCTTTGACgattgaagaagcagaaaaaTACATGGCCAAACGGATCAAAGACCCAAGATGGTTCATGGAAAAGCAGCAGGAGATCGCCCAACAGAAGGAACTGGAGCAGTTTGCGAAACAGCGCAAGGTGTACGCCGGTAAGCAGGgcgttgctgctggaggaggggAGGGCCTGGAGGCCGGCGAAATGGACTTCGAGGAAGACCGCTTTGCtgacgatgaagagcatgACGATcttttcaatgatgatgaggatgccaaggctgccgagaAGCGGATCAAGGAAGACCAACTCAAAGCGAATGTCTTCGAtctcaaggaggagaaggattACGAGAACGAGGAGCTTCGGGAAAAGAGGGAGCGAGAAGCTCGTCGCGTGCTAGGGAAGAAAGTGCGAAAGGCCCtcaagaagagagagagaaattACGACTACAGCAGTGGTTCGGATGCAAACCCCTATACTGATGACGAG AGCTCTGATGACAGTGAAACCGAGCGgctgaaggaagaagagcgcaaagcagaggaggaaaagaaccAGAAAGAATCGGCGTCGTCTTCCAAAGGATCCAATACCCCTTCCGGCCGCCCCAAGCATACGGACGCCCTGAAGAAGACTGCTGCATCTCGCAAACGCCCTGGATCAcccaatgcctccgatgcTAGCGGCACTGATACCTCTCGGAAGAAGGCAAAGAGCAAGCACCAGACATCTCAGCCTGCATCGCGCCCTATGTCTCCCTCTGCTATTTCATCAGTTCAG ACTGGCAAAAAGCGTATTCGGAACATCCCACCTGGAGCATCTGGGTCTGGGAGTGACGTGGATGGAGGCGCCGGATCTGCAGGGGAGATGAGTGAGAgcagcaagatcaagaagctgaagtTGAACCCTCCGACCCTAGGATCCCGAGGTGGCACCCCCCAGGGATCGCGGGCTGGAAGCCCCACAGGCGGTGGCCGGAGCTTCTCTGGTAGCCGTGCAAGCAGTCCTG GTCAAGGTCGGTCAACTCCGGGCCCATCTGGAACATTTCCTACTCCAGCGGAGATACATGCGGCCATTCCACCGACAGGAATTCTCAGCAGCGATCTCCTGAGGATTTTCCGTCCACGCATTGGAAACGACCACCAGAAGTTCATCTCCATCGTCAAAGATGTCAGCGTGTATGGGAAGGAGGATCGAATGCTGCGGCCTGGTCCTTGGAAGGAGACCTAA